The following are encoded together in the Hydractinia symbiolongicarpus strain clone_291-10 chromosome 14, HSymV2.1, whole genome shotgun sequence genome:
- the LOC130624966 gene encoding uncharacterized protein LOC130624966 encodes MMQLSPSKPVPKKVEECIAHMVGIKMQQSNLPNKTVQLPSGSSQPLTITPIRIPRKSSDETCERNVRYRANTAKELIHLMSGEETQSVTKQTMALLNSMEESDRNTIIKNLGTEVIIPANHITAMKSNLNIPWNQLREIHVG; translated from the exons ATGATGCAGTTGAGCCCTTCCAAGCCTGTACCGAAAAAGGTAGAAGAATGCATTGCCCACATGGTTGGAATAAAAATGCAGCAGTCAAACTTGCCGAATAAAACTGTTCAACTGCCCAGTGGAAGTTCACAA CCATTGACAATAACACCTATTAGAATTCCTCGCAAGTCATCTGATGAAACATGTGAAAGGAATGTGCGATATAGAGCAAATACAGCCAAGGAGTTAATCCATCTGATGTCTGGTGAAGAAACACAATCTGTCACAAAACAGACCATGGCACTGCTAAATTCTATGGAAGAAAGTGACAGAAATACTATCATTAAAAATTTGGGTACAGAAGTCATTATCCCAGCAAATCACATCACAGCaatgaaatcaaatttaaacatCCCATGGAATCAACTACGTGAAATTCACGTtggttaa
- the LOC130624967 gene encoding uncharacterized protein LOC130624967 isoform X2, whose product MCVTAVCSILMNIPVFTRKKFKKRSLATLEENLADFRESGGSPKNAKEFYNVIDNIFFDIPIDQVCIPGLHISLGVYQKMFKMFEASCQDYDAKIALLLATEDNEVDSDYGDYIEVLKETSNMQQKLEDE is encoded by the exons ATG TGCGTCACAGCTGTTTGTTCTATACTAATGAACATCCCAGTGTTTACTCgcaagaaatttaagaaaaggTCGCTGGCAACACTTGAAGAAAATTTAGCAGATTTTCGTGAAAGTGGTGGGAGCCCTAAAAATGCTAAAGAATTTTATAATGttattgacaacatattttttgacataCCAATCGATCAA GTCTGTATTCCTGGTCTCCATATTTCCTTGGGTGTATatcaaaagatgtttaaaatgtttgaggCTTCTTGTCAAGACTATGATGCAAAAATAGCTCTGCTGTTGGCAACAGAAGACAATGAAGTGGATTCAGATTATGGTGACTACATCGAAGTCCTTAAGGAAACAAGTAACATGCAGCAAAAGCTGGAAGATGAATAA
- the LOC130624967 gene encoding uncharacterized protein LOC130624967 isoform X3, whose protein sequence is MAYQVGNVPHPNKKENTILFSIFEGKDTTTNLRVCFERFRPQIKMLEQVKYKESIFRVFMYGDYEFLCAMYVLTGANVRHSCLFYTNEHPSVYSQEI, encoded by the exons atggcATACCAAGTAGGCAATGTTCCACATCCAAACAAGAAGGAAAACACAATACTATTTAGCATTTTTGAAG ggaaagacacaacaacaaacttaagAGTCTGCTTTGAAAGGTTTCgaccacaaataaaaatgctggAACAAGTTAAATATAAAGAGTCGATATTCCGTGTATTTATGTATGGTGACTACGAATTTCTGTGTGCAATGTATGTTTTAACTGGTGCAAATG TGCGTCACAGCTGTTTGTTCTATACTAATGAACATCCCAGTGTTTACTCgcaagaaatttaa
- the LOC130624967 gene encoding uncharacterized protein LOC130624967 isoform X1 yields MFKVIKCVTAVCSILMNIPVFTRKKFKKRSLATLEENLADFRESGGSPKNAKEFYNVIDNIFFDIPIDQVCIPGLHISLGVYQKMFKMFEASCQDYDAKIALLLATEDNEVDSDYGDYIEVLKETSNMQQKLEDE; encoded by the exons ATGTTCAAAGTGATCAAG TGCGTCACAGCTGTTTGTTCTATACTAATGAACATCCCAGTGTTTACTCgcaagaaatttaagaaaaggTCGCTGGCAACACTTGAAGAAAATTTAGCAGATTTTCGTGAAAGTGGTGGGAGCCCTAAAAATGCTAAAGAATTTTATAATGttattgacaacatattttttgacataCCAATCGATCAA GTCTGTATTCCTGGTCTCCATATTTCCTTGGGTGTATatcaaaagatgtttaaaatgtttgaggCTTCTTGTCAAGACTATGATGCAAAAATAGCTCTGCTGTTGGCAACAGAAGACAATGAAGTGGATTCAGATTATGGTGACTACATCGAAGTCCTTAAGGAAACAAGTAACATGCAGCAAAAGCTGGAAGATGAATAA